One Chitinispirillales bacterium ANBcel5 genomic window, TCAAACGAGGTTGGAAGAACAACAGGTCGGAAGCAAGAATTCTTTTTTGTAATCACCTCTATAAAAAAGAACTGATTCCAATTTCTGTCATAGCTCAGTACCTTAAGATCACAATCAGTCCGGTAGTAAAAATGATAAATGCTGGTGAAACTTATTACAAAACTGGGAACCAACTGAACAAAGATGATCCTTTACATTGAACTTAAATGTGGTTCAACAATTTCTATGCGTCGAATTTGTTAGCTTCTATACCCTCAACGTAACCTGAAATAAGTACATAATTAAGAGCCAAAATTTATTTCGGTTGTTGATTTCCATTTAGGTATTTTGCCTAATTACAAATTCTTTCTACACCCATCCACTCATCAAAAAATGAACTACCAGGTCATCCTAAAAGATTATAGATCCTGATTGTTTGAATAATCGTACTTTTTTTGCATTTGGTGAGCATATAGCTGGCAGCAGTCCGTCCCTTGAAACCTCCTGTCACCTCATGGTCCGTCCCCTAAAACCCATCCTGCGTTGCATAAAAAAATTAGCACTCCGTCCCCCCACACTCCACAGCCCCCCCCCTTCTCTCTATCCCATTAATAGTGTGTTCTATACCTGACATTTTTTGTATATTCACCATATGTACTGCTTTATTGTAATAAAAAGGTGATTATGTTATGGGTGATTCAACAAAAGACATACTAATTCGTTCTGTTACTATCGACGATTTGGCCCCCATTTTTCATTTGGGTGAAAAGGTTTTCACATCACAGGATTATTCAAACCTCTACAGAACCTGGGATGAATATGAAGTTACAGCCCTGTTTAACAGCGAAGCCGAATATATGCTTGTTGCTCAATCTCAGGAAAATGTGGTAGGGTTTGCCATGGGTACTGTCATAAAAAAGGCACGCTCTGCCTGGAGCTACGGACATCTTCTGTGGTTGGGCGTTGATCCCCAATGCGGCCGCAGCGGTGTTGGGGGTAAGTTATTTGAACGGTTTAAGGAAATTATGGCTGAAGCTGGTGTCCGGATGCTAATCATAGACACTCAGGCCGATAACAAACCTGCAATCAACTTTTTTAGCCGTCTGGGTTTTGAAAACCCAACCGATCATGTTTATATGACCCTCAATCTTACCAGCGATGACTAATAAAAAACGAGGAACAAAAATGTACCAGCATGGAATATCAATACAACAAAAACGCCTGATGGATCTATTTCGGGATATGGTAAACATTTACAGCCCTTCGGGAAAAGAGGAAGACTTAACAACCTTTCTGTGGGAGTATATAGCTTCTAAAGGGCTGGCGATAAAAAAACAACCAGTGGATGAGAGCAGATGTAACTTATTGATCTCTTCGGGCAGAGCAACTCCAGACACGCTGTTTCTTGGCCATATAGACACAATAGCAGCTCCCGACATTGAAAACTTTGAATACAATGAACGTGGAGGGGTTTGTTTTGGTCTGGGAAGTGCAGATATGAAAGGTGGATGCGCAGCGCTTATAGAGGCGTTTCTTACTGCCGCGATGGGTAATTTTTTGCCCGATAATGTTATGCTTGCTTTGGTTGTAGGGGAAGAGGAAAACGGTGATGGAACAAGTGTGCTGCTGGATGAGTACAGTTTTAAAAGAGCACTTGTGGCTGAGCCTACAGATTTAACCCCCTGTCTGGACCATTACGGTTACATTGAAATGAATTTGCGCACATTTGGGGAACGACGCCATGCTGCTCTTTCAGATCACCAATTCAATGCTATACGGGCAATGCTCCGTTTTCTGTTAAACCTTGAAGAATATGTTGAAAGTAGTAAACCTCACGCAGCTTTAAATATTCGGGACCTTCACAGCTCAGAATCAGGTTTTGCTGTTCCGGACAGCTGTGCGGTAAGCATCGATTTTCATATTCCACCTGACTATAGTACCAGATCATACATGGATTCACTTCTGCCTTTTATAGAATCCAGAATGAATCAGAGCGACGCTTCCCGCCATGAGCTGGAGTTCCCTACTTTAAGTAATGGTTTTAGGGTAGGTGAAGACGAATCACTTTCTGTTCAGTTGAAAGATATTTACAACGGATCGGGGCTAAAATGGAATCCCGGTGCTTTTAAAAGTCATTCTGATGCTAATTTACTTTTTGAATGTGACTGCAAACCTATTATCCTTGGCCCTGGACAACTTGCAAAGGCTCACACTATCGATGAATCGGTTACTGCTGCACAGGTAATAGACGCAGCAGAAATATTTACCCGTCTGCTCTTTCACCAAAGCAGCTCTTAAGTAGGGTTTTTGCCAGTAAGGTTTAAAATAGTTGTAGGCTGTTTTTTTCTGATCTTGGTTGTTTTTTACAGTACAGAGAAGGCTTTTTTTAGCGTGGTGCCTTTTTAAATATCTGCAATTTATATCTTTGTAACTCGATTCACTCCAATTCTTAAGCACATAGATGGTGTATTTCTTTAAAATACTAAAGGATTCTATGTTTCATAATCGATGTTTAATTTCACTGGAATTTTTTTGATTATTGACACAGATGCCATCGATATTTGTGGTCATTCGCCTAAACATTCATCATTCAGACATTTTTTTTTGTATCTTAAATTTAAAAGTGTTATTTCTGGCAGGGATACTAAAAAGCTACAACTTTTAATATAGATCCAATGTGTTGATTCAAATACACGTTCTGAATGAAAATTTATTTCTTGATTAGGAGTGGGTAAAATGAAGCATTTCTATTTAAAATGGAGTCTTATTTGTTTAATCGCTTCAATGTGGGGATTTTTCACACCAAATGAAGCTTTTACTATTAACGGTAGACAAGTTCTCGATGCAAATGGAAATGAGTTTGTGATGCGGGGAATCAATTACCCACACACATGGTTTGAACACCAGCTAAGTTCTCAAATTCCTGCTATTAAAGCGACTGGTGCTAATTCTGTAAGAGTTGTATTAAGCAATGGAGCCCATAGTGGAAACTGGGGAAGAAACAGTGCTTCTGATGTAGAAAATGTTATCAACATCTGCCTAGAAAACAAGTTGGTACCCATTCTCGAAGTTCATGATTGTACAGGTTATGGAGATGAATATGCACCACAAGCAGCTCACATAAGTACTGCTGTGGATTATTGGATAGAAATTAAAGATGTATTACTGGGCAGAGAAGATGAAGTGATAATCAACATTGCTAATGAACCGATCGGTAATGTTGACAATCCTGCACAGGTTTGGAAAGACGACCACATCACTGCTATACAAAGACTTCGTGACGAAGGTTTTAGACACTTGTTAATGGTTGATGCACCGAACTGGGGTCAGGACTGGAGCAATGCAATGCGTGATGGCACTACCGCACAGGAGGTTTTTGATGCAGATCCCCAACGAAACATAATTTTTAGCGTACATATGTACGAGGTTTATGCTCAGGCAAATAGAGTAAACCAGTATTTTGATGCCTTTGTCAG contains:
- a CDS encoding GNAT family N-acetyltransferase, with product MGDSTKDILIRSVTIDDLAPIFHLGEKVFTSQDYSNLYRTWDEYEVTALFNSEAEYMLVAQSQENVVGFAMGTVIKKARSAWSYGHLLWLGVDPQCGRSGVGGKLFERFKEIMAEAGVRMLIIDTQADNKPAINFFSRLGFENPTDHVYMTLNLTSDD
- a CDS encoding M20/M25/M40 family metallo-hydrolase — its product is MYQHGISIQQKRLMDLFRDMVNIYSPSGKEEDLTTFLWEYIASKGLAIKKQPVDESRCNLLISSGRATPDTLFLGHIDTIAAPDIENFEYNERGGVCFGLGSADMKGGCAALIEAFLTAAMGNFLPDNVMLALVVGEEENGDGTSVLLDEYSFKRALVAEPTDLTPCLDHYGYIEMNLRTFGERRHAALSDHQFNAIRAMLRFLLNLEEYVESSKPHAALNIRDLHSSESGFAVPDSCAVSIDFHIPPDYSTRSYMDSLLPFIESRMNQSDASRHELEFPTLSNGFRVGEDESLSVQLKDIYNGSGLKWNPGAFKSHSDANLLFECDCKPIILGPGQLAKAHTIDESVTAAQVIDAAEIFTRLLFHQSSS